The stretch of DNA GGGGAGTTCGACGGTCTCGTCGCGGCCGTCACCGGAGGGGCGTCGGGGATCGGGGCGGCGATCGCGCTGCGCCTCATGGCCGACGGCGCCCGCGTCGCCGTGCTCGACCGGGACGTGAGCAACCCGCCCGAAGGCGCGCTCGCCGTGCAGGCCGACGTCACCGACGACGCCTCGGTGCGCGCCGCGGTCGACCGCGTGCTGCAGGAGTGGGACCGCCTCGACGTGCTCGTGAACAACGCGGGTATCGGGGCGCAGGGCACCGTCGCCGACAACCCCGACGACGAGTGGCACCGGGTGCTGGACGTCAACCTGCTCGGGATGGTCCGCGTCACCCGCGCGGCCCTCCCGGCCCTGCGGAAGTCGCCGTCCGCGGCGATCGTCAACACCGGCTCGATCGCCGCCACGGCGGGCATCCCGCAGCGGGCCGTCTACAGCGCGAGCAAG from Pseudonocardia cypriaca encodes:
- a CDS encoding SDR family NAD(P)-dependent oxidoreductase, which produces MAGEFDGLVAAVTGGASGIGAAIALRLMADGARVAVLDRDVSNPPEGALAVQADVTDDASVRAAVDRVLQEWDRLDVLVNNAGIGAQGTVADNPDDEWHRVLDVNLLGMVRVTRAALPALRKSPSAAIVNTGSIAATAGIPQRAVYSASKGAVHALTRAMAADHLAEGIRVCAVAPGTADTPWVGRLLERADDPAAERAALEARQPHGRLVSAEEVAGAVAYLASPHSTSTTGIVLAVDGGMQELRLRPKG